From the genome of Runella rosea, one region includes:
- a CDS encoding EamA family transporter — MWKYYALFSAFFAALTTILVKIGISGVSGNVATAIRTIVILVIAWGIVVATGEHRQIINISKRSLLFIILSGGATGLSWLFYFKALETGLASKVAVIDKSSLALTLILAFILLREPISLKVVIGCIFIIAGTLIVMK; from the coding sequence ATGTGGAAATACTATGCGCTTTTCTCGGCTTTTTTCGCCGCACTTACGACTATACTGGTCAAAATAGGCATTAGTGGTGTTAGTGGCAACGTTGCTACTGCCATTCGAACAATTGTTATTCTAGTGATTGCTTGGGGTATTGTTGTCGCCACGGGCGAGCACAGGCAGATAATTAATATTTCAAAAAGGAGTTTATTATTTATTATTCTTTCTGGAGGCGCAACTGGTTTGTCATGGTTGTTTTACTTCAAAGCTCTCGAAACGGGATTAGCCTCAAAGGTGGCTGTCATTGACAAATCAAGTTTAGCGCTTACGCTGATTCTGGCGTTTATATTGCTAAGAGAACCGATTAGTTTGAAAGTGGTCATTGGCTGTATTTTCATTATTGCGGGAACGCTTATTGTAATGAAGTAA
- a CDS encoding sensor histidine kinase: MKLLTKTTQNFLLAMALILSIAGMALYLLLRQEVTAEIKEQLELQAELIADQVAQGKTVNFPLTTVAEVSADFPSEKRLGDTLIYDRLQQKNEGYYYLKLVKNVNQRNYRILVMTSYIGWERYYKTIFISFLGVALWMAFFGVLINYYSNRKIWRPFFMNLENLKQFSVRSAQPLQWHDSSITEFKELQYSLKDLTERSRREYLALREFTENASHEIQTPLGIIQSKLDRMSQLEVNEEMARYIVQAKSGVERLSKMNRNLLLLAKLDNQVYSERQFIYVDELLNQHLEQMEELFSVRGITLNKTLSPVQVKSDRYLCDVLLSNLLSNALRYTFSLSEIAIFLSEQQFIISNPGAALDFPSEHLFNRFTKSANQPQGTGLGLAIVHQICLLNGWTVTHNYRMGVHYFSIDFN, from the coding sequence GTGAAACTGCTCACTAAAACCACGCAAAATTTTTTGCTGGCGATGGCCCTCATTTTGTCCATTGCTGGAATGGCTCTGTACCTTTTATTAAGGCAAGAAGTAACCGCTGAGATCAAAGAACAACTTGAATTACAGGCTGAACTGATTGCTGACCAAGTGGCCCAAGGAAAAACAGTCAATTTTCCACTTACAACGGTCGCGGAAGTTTCCGCCGATTTTCCTTCGGAGAAGCGTTTGGGCGATACGCTGATCTACGACCGATTGCAGCAGAAAAACGAGGGTTACTATTACTTAAAACTTGTCAAGAATGTCAACCAACGTAATTATCGGATTTTGGTCATGACTTCTTACATTGGCTGGGAAAGGTATTACAAGACCATTTTTATCTCTTTTTTAGGGGTGGCGTTATGGATGGCTTTCTTTGGCGTCTTGATTAATTATTACTCCAATCGAAAAATTTGGCGACCGTTTTTCATGAACTTGGAAAATTTAAAACAATTCTCGGTTCGCTCGGCTCAACCCCTGCAATGGCATGATTCTTCGATCACCGAATTTAAAGAATTGCAGTACTCACTCAAAGACCTCACCGAGCGCAGTCGCCGCGAATATTTGGCACTACGGGAATTTACGGAAAATGCTTCTCATGAAATTCAAACTCCGTTGGGAATTATTCAATCCAAATTGGACCGAATGAGTCAATTGGAGGTCAATGAAGAAATGGCACGTTATATTGTGCAGGCAAAGTCGGGGGTAGAGCGACTGAGTAAAATGAACAGAAACCTACTGCTGCTGGCAAAATTAGATAATCAAGTATATTCCGAAAGGCAATTCATTTACGTAGATGAGTTGCTTAATCAACATCTGGAGCAAATGGAGGAACTGTTTTCGGTCCGAGGCATTACTCTTAACAAAACCCTGAGTCCCGTTCAGGTAAAGTCAGATAGGTATTTATGTGATGTACTGCTTTCAAACCTGCTTTCCAATGCGCTGCGCTATACCTTTTCTCTCAGTGAAATAGCCATTTTTTTAAGTGAGCAACAATTCATCATCAGTAATCCTGGCGCAGCGTTGGATTTTCCTTCGGAACATCTTTTTAATCGGTTCACCAAAAGTGCCAATCAACCACAGGGCACAGGGTTGGGATTGGCCATTGTCCATCAAATTTGTTTATTAAACGGCTGGACTGTTACGCACAACTATCGGATGGGGGTTCATTATTTTTCGATTGATTTTAACTGA
- a CDS encoding response regulator transcription factor, which yields MKLLLIEDEPLLLDEMDAYLTEQGYRCEKAMSFEAGEDKIALYEYDVIILDITLPGGNGLNLLQMLKNQHSEASILIVSAKDSLNDKLTGLNLGADDYITKPFHLEELNARVNALVRRKLFKGNAQIIVDDLIIDPIAKTVFYQGALVNLTKKEYELLLYFIVNKNRVVSKQSIAEHLWGDHYDMADNFDTVYVHTMNLRKKIAAHTGIDYLKTVYGMGYKFTSV from the coding sequence ATGAAACTATTGCTGATTGAGGATGAACCGTTGCTACTGGATGAAATGGACGCTTATCTGACGGAGCAGGGGTATCGTTGTGAAAAAGCGATGTCCTTTGAAGCGGGAGAGGATAAAATAGCATTGTATGAGTATGATGTCATTATTCTGGATATTACATTGCCTGGAGGCAATGGCCTGAATCTGCTGCAAATGCTCAAAAATCAGCATAGCGAAGCCAGCATCCTGATCGTTTCAGCCAAAGATTCATTGAACGATAAATTAACCGGGCTTAATCTCGGAGCCGACGATTATATCACCAAACCTTTCCACTTGGAAGAACTGAATGCGCGGGTCAATGCGCTAGTAAGACGAAAATTATTCAAGGGAAATGCGCAAATTATCGTGGACGACCTGATCATTGACCCCATTGCAAAAACGGTTTTCTATCAGGGAGCGCTCGTCAATCTTACCAAAAAAGAGTATGAACTGCTGCTCTATTTTATTGTCAACAAAAATCGCGTGGTCAGCAAACAATCCATCGCCGAGCACCTGTGGGGAGATCATTATGACATGGCCGATAATTTCGATACCGTTTATGTGCATACGATGAATCTGCGTAAAAAAATCGCGGCACATACAGGAATCGACTACCTCAAAACAGTCTATGGAATGGGTTATAAATTTACTTCGGTGTGA